In the Clostridium gelidum genome, GAATTATTTGTGCTGTAAATCCATTAAACACTTGCTTTTGCTTCTTAAAATTTCTATCAAGATACATAACCTCTATCATTTCATATCTCTTTGTTTTTTTAAAGCCAATTAAAGATAAACAGCTCTCCTCTGTTTCATAAAGCTTTTCCTTCTTTAATATAACTGGATTTATCATAGGCACAATAAGGTTGCCTACAGCAAATACCAATATACGCTTTTTTGCTCCAATCATATTGCCAGCCAATCCAACACAATGCTCTAAGTTTGCTCTTAATGTATCTATTAAATCATCAATTACTACTATATCATTTTTAGTTGCTTCTTCTGATTTTTGTCCTAAAAATAATATATCTTTTACAATTGGTTTTATCATAATTTATACCTCTTTTTCATTTATAATTTTTATAAAAAATAGGATATGACTTTAAAATATATCATATAACCTAACCTTATTAAATAAATTTGCTTTACTATATCCTTTCCTATCATTAACTATAAGTTCTTCCCTTAATACACATCATTGACTCAAAAAAATTGTAACATAAACTAATGACACTGTTAATATCATTAGCTTATGTTTTAATAGATACTTTTATAAAATGTGCGTCAATTATTTATGTAATTAAAATAGTTGTGCTTTTCCTAATAATTTATATAATTTGAACATAGCTTCTATACTTGCTTGCAATAAATATTAAGCACTATTAACTTTTGTAAAATCATCTATAAATACATCTTTATCAAATTCCATCAAGCTTTACTCCTAACCCCATAACTTTCATAGAAATCATGCATAAATTTATCTGAATAATATTTTTCATCTCTGTATTTATTAGAAATTTATTCCATAAAATCGCAAATTCAATTTTTTAAATAATGCAATTTTACAATTTGTTATTTATTTTTAGTGGTTGATAATTTAAGAATATTCCGAACTAAATATCAATTACTTTATTTCACCACATAATGGAGTTCAACAAATTGATTGAATCTCCTCATCCCCTTTAACTTTAATTCTAACTCAAAATCGTTTTTATTAAATAAAGGAATTCCATGACCTATTAGTATAGGCGCTACCGTAATTATAAATTCGTCAACTAACTTTTCTTTAATGAAAGAATGTAAAAGATTACCGCCACCAACAAGCCATATATTTCCGCCATCCAGGCTTTTAATTTTATTTGTAAATTCCGCTACATCTTGACTTATAAATTCTACATTTTCATTTTTATCATTTTCTGATTTAGAAAATACATAACACTTTTTATTCTTATAAGGAAATTTACCTTTTTCTTTCTCAATAATCCAGTCATAAGTTCTCCTACCAATTAGAATAGTATCAACTGTGTTGTAGAATTCAGAATATCCATTATCTCCTTCACCTTCAATTTTAAACAACCATTCCAAGGAATCATCTTCTGTCGCTATGTAACCATCTAAACTTATTGCAATATATAAAACTAATTTTCTATTGTTGGACATCTATAAACCTCCATATTTATAAAATTCAATCTAATTTTATAATATAATTAGTGAAGAATATTGTACTATTATGAATCAATTATAACATAAATTGTAACTATCACATTATTCAATTTTCGAAGAATATTATTTTCATTTATTACTATATCAAATCTACATATTGTACTAGTATTGCGTAGATTATATGGATAATTGGAAGTTTATTTATTGGATATATCAGCTCAAGTTCAAATCTACAACCTCAAATTATACATACTATAGCTAATTACTTATAAAGAGCCAAATGGTGGCATTGGGGAAAAATTCTTTTACTCTTTTAAATTAAAATATAAATATTTTTAAGTAATTCTTTAAATTTAAAAATACAGAACTCAACTTCATTAATGCTATAATAATCATTCAAAGTGATAAACTTCCTGTTATAAATGAAAGAAATAAAGATAAAATATATTTGTTAGGCATATTAATTATGTCTAAATTTTCAGTAATTAAAGATTGTGAAAAATGAAAGGAGAACATAATTATGGTTAGAAACGCTAAAGATGTACCAGGTTTAAAGATACTAAATTCACCCCCTTCAGAACGAGACTCATCTAATAATGGTTTGGAAAGTAATACTCATAAAGCTAAGAAAGATGTATCTTCAGGCAAATGGAAAAAGTAGTACATTGATTTTAATGAAATTCTAGTGATTCCAAAATAGTCCTTGTTAATTTCATGAAGATGATATAGAAAATTATCAAATGAAATTTACATGGGCTATATTTTCACAAAAATTATTATCCTAAACTTTATTTAATATTCAGTGTGTTTTTTCTAGTTATATCAACTTCCCATTGGATGAATAATTGGATTTTCTATTTATGATAGTTCGTCATATCAATAGCAATTCATAACACTTATAACTCACTCCACAAATTGAAATTTACCAGCTTCACATTGTACTCATTATACGAATCTCAAGTTCACAGCTCATTCTTAACAAAATAAGACTAACAATCTCTTACATAAATAATCTACTCTCATTATACAACATTCTTCATTATTTTCCCTATAGTTCCTCCAATAACCTTTAGAAAATGATGTGTTATCTGCAATAAATGAATTTTCAAACTACAATTTTGAATAAGGTGACACCCTTGGGTGAAGACTATTACGTAAGGCACATGAAAAAAATAAATATAAACCATGACTCTAATTAATAAAAAATGGCGTAATCAGAGGAGGTAAATAATGTTTTTGAAAGTAGAAAATTTAAAGAAAAGCTATAATACAGGTGATGTAACAACAACAGTTTTAAAAGGTGCTGCTATAAGTTTAGAAAAGATGGAAATAGGAGTAATACTTGGACCTTCTGGTTCTGGAAAATCAACACTTCTTAACATTATTGGAGGCATTGATAGATGCGATTCAGGTATGGTTTCAGTTGATAATATAGACATTACTATACTAAATGACAGTAAGCTTACAGATTATAGGCGAGAAAATATCGGCTTCATATTTCAGTTTTACAATCTAATACCTAATCTTACTGTAGGCGAAAATATAGAGGTCGTTTCAAATATAAGCAAATCACCACTTAACATTGATGAGGTGCTAAAAGCTGTAGATATGTTTGATAAAAAGCATAGATTCCCAAGAGAACTTAGCGGCGGTGAGCAACAGAGAGTTTCTATTGCAAGGGCTATAGTTAAAAATCCAACGCTTTTGTTATGTGATGAGCCAACAGGTGCCCTTGACTTTTCAACATCAAGAGAAATATTAAAACTTCTTGAGAAGGTAAACAAAGAGTTTGGCACAACCATACTTATGATAACCCATAACACTGCAATTAGTGCTATGGCTAATAAAATTTATAGGGTTAGAAGTGGTGAAATCATAGAGAGCATAGTTAATAGTATTACCATGCCTGCAGAAAGGATTGAGTGGTAATGATTATTAATAAAAAAATCAAACGAACTATGCTGGAAAGCAAATCACAATATATTGGTTCACTAGTACTTATCATTTTTAGCTGTTTGCTTTTTACAATGTTTAACTTGGTTTCAGGGAATCTTACAAAACTATCTTCTTCATTTGAAAAAGATTATAAGCAGGAAGATGCAAATTTTATGGCTACTCCAAAAACAAATAATTTCGAAGCCTTAGAAACAAAATTTGATATGAATATAGAGGAAATAAAATCATTTGATTACTCAGTATCAGAAGATAAAACACTAAGATTATTCAGTGAAAATAAAAAAATTAATATACCTGCTATTATTGAAGGTAAAGCTCTAAGCTACGGTGATATCATCATAGATCCATCCTATGGAAAAGCTAATAAATTAAATATTGGGGATAAAATAAAAATAAATGATAAGAATTTTATCATATCAGGATTTATGTCTCTTCCTAACTATATCTATCCCTTAAAAAGTGAATCAGATATAATGAATGATCCAAATAGTTTTGGAGTAGGTGTTATAAGTAAAGAGGATTTTAATAGTTTAAATAGAGGTAATATCTCTTATGCTATAAGATTTAATGGAGACAGAAGTAATATAGATAGTAAAATATCCAAGGTTAAGGGTTATCTAAAAAGTGAGAATATTATTCTTCTCAGCTGGATGAACATAAGCGATAACCCAAGAGTCACATATTTTACAGCAAAACTTTCTGGCATTGAGAAGATGAGTTCTTCCATGCCTATGGCTGTACTCCTTTTAACCTGCATATTAACTGGTATAGTTATGTTTAGAATGTTAAAGAGAGAAGCTATTATCATAGGAACGCTTTATGCTCTAGGCTATAGAAAAAAAGAGATTATGAATCATTATCTTCTTTATCCAATGGTCATTTCACTTTTAGGTGGTATTCTAGGAACTATGCTTGGATTATTAACCTTAAGACCTATGATGAACTATTATGTATCATTCTTTAATATTCCTGTAGGTTCTTTAAACTATGATATAAACTATATTATAATAAGTATTTTGCTGCCAATATTCTTCTTAGTAGCCTGCAGTTATTTTGTAGTTAATAAATCCCTCAAAAGTTCTCCTGTGATATGCTCCCTTTATAGTAGACAGTTAAAATAATAAAACTGTTTCTATAAAGGGGGTATTTTAATGTCAAGAAAAACGAAATGTTCTCTGGAAGAGAAATTGAAAGGAATTAAAGAATATCTATCTGGAGAAAAAGCAGTTATTCAGATATGCGATGAGATGGCAATTCATAGTGCCACATTTTATGACTGGTTGAAAATATATAATGATGTTGGGGAAGCAAATTTAATAGTTTCTACAAAAAATAAATATTATTCTGATTCGCTTAAACTTAATGCAGTTAAAGATTATCTAGCCGGAAAAGGTTCTTTAAGAAATATATGCTGCATATATGAAATTTCATCTCCTCGTGTTCTCAGAGATTGGATTAAGAAGTATAATGGTCATAAAATATTTAAATCTCATAGTAAGCAAGGAGATAGAATTATGACTAATAGAAGAAAAACTACTTATGAAGAAAGAATTGAGATTGTTGCATTCTGCATTTCGAATAATGGTGATTATCAAGCCACTGCTAATAAATTCAAAGTTTCTTATCAACAAGTTTATGCATGGGTAAGAAAATACGAAGCTAATGGATATGAGGCACTAATGGATCGACGCGGTAAGCGTAAAGAAGCTACTGAGCTTACTGAATTGGAAAAATTATCTGTACAATTGAAACTTATCGAATCAGAAAATACACGTTTAAAGATGGAGATTGATTTCTTAAAAAAATTGAAGGAAGTAGAAAGAAGGCGATAAGTACTAGAATATTTCAAGAATATAAATATATTTCTATAAAAGAATTACATGAGGAAAACGACTATCCAATAGCTGATTTATGCAATTTAGCTAATATTGCACGATCATCTTACTACAAATGGATTAACCGTTCAGAGACTGAATTAGATAAAGAGAATTCACTAATACTAAAAGAAATTGTTAAACTTTATGAAGATGTACATGGTATCTATGGATACCGTCGGATAACAATGAATATAAATCGACTTCTTAATAAACAGTATAATCATAAACGAATTTATAGATTAATGAAGTCTATTAACATGAAATCAGTTATAAGAAAAAAGAGAAAGTCTTATCTGCAAAGTACTCCACAAATTACGGCAGAAAACAAATTAAATAGAGAATTCTATGCAAAGAAACCAAATGAAAAATGGTTAACAGATGTCACTGAATTTAAGCTACTTAATGGTCAAAAGGCTTACCTCAGTGCAATATTTGATTTATCTGATAAAAGCATTGTTTCTTATGTGGTCGGTCACTCAAATAACAATCAACTTGTTTTTGATACATTTGACTTAGCAGTAATTGCTAATCCGAATGCAAAGCCGCTTTTTCATAGTGACAGGGGATTTCAGTATACTAATAGAACTTTCAAAGCTAAACTTGATAAGATCAATGCAACCCAAAGTATGTCACGTGTTAGTAGGTGTATCGACAACGGACCAATGGAAGGTTTTTGGGGAACTCTCAAATGTGAGATGTATTATTTGCAAAAGTTTTATACATATGAAGAATTGAGACAATCAATTGATGACTACATAGTATTTTATAATACAAAAAGGTTACAGAAAAACTTAAAAGGTCTGACTCCAATTGAATATCGAAATCAGACCTTAGCTTCATAATTTTTTATTTTTTCATCTGTCTACTTGACAGGGAGCAGTTCAGAAAAGAATAGTGTTGGTTTCTTAGAAAGAAAAGTAAATCTTGAAAGATTCAGTTTTAATACTAAATTTAAAATACGTGAGCTCTTACGAAGCATACCAAGAAGCACATTTCTGTTACTTGGGATTATTATGTCAACAATGCTACTCTTAATGGGCTTTGCATCAAAGAGTTCAATGGATTCCTTGCTTAAAGAATCTTTTAATGAAGCCTTTAAGTATAATTATCATTATGTATTCAACTCTCTCCAAAATGGTAAACCTGAAAAAGGAGAAGCTTTCTTGGAAATACCCTTTGCAATGAAATACGACGATAAAACTACTTTTACAGTGTATGGTGTAAATCCTAATTCTGAATTTATTTCCTTTAAAGATAAATTAGGAAATATATTGAAATCTGATAAAATCATTATTACAAGACCATTGGCAGATAAATTTAATATAGCTCCAAAGGATATTATAAAGCTCATTAATAGATTGGACTCAAAAGAATACAGCATAACTGTTGATAGCATTGCAGAAACTTTTGTAGGGCAATATATTTATATACCACTAGATACCCTTAATGATATGCTTGGTTTACCTTCTGGTAGCTACATTGGATTATGGAGCACAGAAAAAATAGATATTCCAGAAAATAAGCTATTAACATTTGTAACTGTAGATGATATGAAAAAAGCCTTTGATATAATGACAAAACCACTACAAGCAGTAATTGGAGTTATAGCCTTTATTTCCTTTATAATAGGTCTTATTGTGATATATGTTGTTACTTCCCTCACTATAGATGAGAATAAGGATAACATTTCTCTTCTAAAAGTTTTAGGTTATAGGAAAAAGGAAATTTATTCACTAATTTTAAATAGTTCCAGCTTTATAGTAGTACTTGGTTATATACTAGGAGTTCCTCTCCTACTGGGTTCCTTAACTGCATTGTTTAAATCAATGACAAAAGAGATGAGTATATCTTTCCCTGTAACTATTGATTATATCTATGTTCTAGTTGGTTTTATCATAATATACTTAACCTTTGAACTATCAAAGCTGTTAAATAAAAAAAAGATAAATAGAATTTCCATGGTAGAAGCATTGAAGTCCAGAATGGAATAAAAACAGGTATTTAAGCCAATCTCTTTTAGAATTATGGATTGGCTTTATGCAATAAAATTAAATTCATCTAATTTTACTTAATTTAAACTTGTAGATAAATACAATTACAGTATAATGTGTATATATCATAATACTTAGTGTAAATTATGACGAAGATCAAATATGTTAATTTTAGGAGGAGATATTATGGGGGATTGGAATTCAGTACAGTATTTAATGTTTAAAAATGAACGAACACAGCCAGCAATTGATTTAGTTAATCGTATTTATATTGATAACCCTAAAAAGATTATTGATATTGGATGCGGTCCAGGAAATAGCACACAAGTTTTAGCCCAAAGATTTCCTAATGCATATATTCTTGGTGTTGATAATTCTTCAAATATGATTGAAACAGCCAAAAGAGATTATCCTAATCTTGATTTTAAGACTTGTGATGTAGGTAAAGATTTACCAATACTTGATAATGATTTTGATATTGTTTTTTCCAATGCTTGTATCCAATGGATACCCAATCATAATCAACTATTGAAGAACATGATTGGGTTACTTAAAACAGGTGGAATACTTGCAGTACAAACGCCAATGAATTATCAAGAGCCAATTCACAAAATCATCGGAGAGATTTCAACGAATGAAAAATGGAAATCAGAGTTTATTAATCCTAGAACTTTTTACAATCTGACACAAAGTGAATATTTTGATTTACTTTCAGAAATTTCATCAGAATTTTTCATGTGGGAAACTATATATTGTCACAATTTAAAATCCCATAAGGATATTATGGAATGGTATCGTGGTACAGGATTAAGACCATATTTAAATATTTTATCAGACGAAAAAAAGAAGATTTTTGAGCAAGATGTTTTTGATAGAGTTATAAAAGAATATTCAATACAGAAAAATGGGAATATTATTTTTAGATTTCCAAGATTCTTTTTTATTGCAACATCAAAAGCTAAATAAAGTGAACATAATTTGATGTTTAATTGATTAGTTCTTTTCGTAATTGGTGTATTAATGCATAATCAAAAAAATAACAAGTCCATTTGCCAGCCTATTTTCCATCATGCTTCGTCGAAAAATTGACCTAATAGGCCTGCTATGAGGGCAATTCGTCTTCTTGCCTGATGAAAAATATTCATGGCAACTTTGGACTTGCTATTTATTTTCATATGCCTAACAGGTAACCACATTGAACTACCTGTCTTTATATATACTTACAAGTTATTTTAGTATTAAATAGCAAAAAAATAACAGACCATTATGCTTGTATGATGGTAAAAACACAAGCATCTCTAGTCTATTATTTCTTTTGATCTTCATAAATTATTTCCATTGTTTAATATCCCAATGTATATGTTGAAAAGTAAATTACAACATATATATCTTTTCACTATTAAATCGGTAGTTATTATATCTTCTAGTTAGTACTATGAAAAACTACTTTTCTATAAGTTTCAAACTTAACCCACTTATTTAAGAAATCAGCTTGAGACTTTTCATTAATTTCTTTATTTTCATTCAAGAAATTAGTAACTTCATCTTGTGAATTTACTTTTACTTCAAATCCTCTACCATTAATAACTGGCACTTCTTGATATTTGTAATCTTCCAAAGCTTTAATACTCGCAATTTTCTTATTACGAACTTCAATTGCTACCAAGTCACGAAGAATTAATAAATCAAAATTCTCTGGATATTCAAAGCTATCACCTTTTATTGGAAGTTCATCACCTACTGTATAAGTTTGATCTTCTGGTTTATATTTGAATATAGATAAAGTTTCTGTGTCATAATAAAATTCTTCAAAAATGTCGCCTCTAGCTTTTAAGTCGTTATATTCAAAAGTGAATTTTTCATTTTTAGTATCATTATTATGAATATCTTCAATAACACCACAAGCTGATGTCATATTAGAAACACGATCTATTAAGATAAGCTCGCCTAAGGCTTTATGTGAATCAAATTTATCCAATACAATATTTTCAGAAAGTAAAATATCACATGCAGCTATTTCATTTTTTGTTAAATAACCAGCTGGCAGATGCTTTCCTGTGTTTACATCTATTTTGTATTTTACATCTGTAACAACTCCAGTTAACATCTTAGTTCCGATTTTTACAAAGTATTCAGTTCCTGCTGTTAATTCTGAATCATCCATCCAAAGAATTTTCGCACTAAATTTCTTGTTTGTCACAATATTAGTCCCTTTTGTAAGTACACAACCTCTTGACACGTCTACTTCTTTATTAAGTTGTATTGTAACAGCGTGACCTATGGCTGCACTTTGTGCTTCTTTATCTGCAATATGAATACTTTTTACTATTGCTTTCTCGTTACTAGGAAGTGTTGTAATTTCATCACCTACAGAAATAGCTCCAGCTTCAATTTCCCCTTGGAATCCTCTAAAAGTATGATTTGGTCTACATACTCTTTGAACTGGCATATAGAAACCTTCTTCTGACTTACTACTAATATCTACATTTTCTAGATAAGTTAAAAGTGAATCACCTTTATACCATGGGGTATTTTTCGACTTCTTTGTAACATTATCACCTTCTGTAGCTGATACAGGAATTATATGAACATTTTCTAATGAAAGTTCATTAACTAATTCATTAATTTCCTTTTCAATTTCTAAAAATCTTTCATGATTATATTCTACTAAATCAATTTTATTAACTGCAAATACAAAATGCTTTACACCCATTAAAGAACAAATTCTTGCATGTCTTCTTGTTTGAACAAGAACTCCTTGCTTTGCATCTAATAATATAATAGCAAGTTCTGCAAAAGATGCACCTACTGCCATGTTTCTAGTATATTCTTCATGACCTGGAGTATCTGCTACAATAAAACTTCTATTATCAGTTGTAAAATAACGATATGCAACGTCTATTGTAATCCCTTGTTCACGCTCTGCCATTAAGCCATCTAATAATAGAGAATAGTCTATTGCACCACCTCTACTTCCAACTTTACTGTCTAATTCTAAAGCTTTTTCTTGATCTGCATATAAAAGCTTTGAATCATATAAAATATGTCCTATAAGAGTAGATTTTCCGTCGTCTACGCTACCGCATGTTATAAACTTTAATAAGCTCTTCATCTTAGAAATACCCCTCTCTTTTTCTTCTTTCCATACTACCTGCTGCTTCACTATCAATAACTCTAGTTGTTCTCTCAGATGATACAGCACTTAGTGTCTCGTCAATAATAGCATCTAAAGTGGTTGCATTTGATTCAAAACCACCTGTTAATGGATAACAGCCAAGTGTTCTGAATCTTATTGTTTTATGCTCAATCTTCTCACCTGGTAATAATTTTAATCTATCATCATCTACCATAATTATATTACCATCACGAGTAATACATGGTCTTTCTTTTGCAAAATATAAAGGAACAATATCAATATTTTCACGCTGTATATATTGCCAAATATCATTTTCAGTCCAATTTGAAATTGGGAAAACTCTCATACTTTCACCTTTATTAAGTTTAGTATTATAAAGCTTCCACATTTCTGGTCTTTGATTTTTAGGGTCCCATGCTTGTGCTTCATTTCTAAAGGAAAAAATTCTTTCCTTAGCACGAGATTTTTCTTCATCACGACGTCCACCACCAAATGCTGCTGTAAAACCATATTTGCTTAATCCTTGTTTTAAAGCTTGTGTCTTCATAATATCAGTATAAGCTGAACCATGATCAATAGGATTAATTCCTTGCTTTATACCATCCTCATTTGAATGGACAATCATATCTATACCTAATTCCTTTGCTTTTCTATCACGAAATTCTATCATTTCCCCAAACTTCCATGTGGTATCAATATGCATGAAAGGGAATGGTGGCTTTTCAGGATAAAATGCCTTAATTGCAAGATGCAGCATAACTGAACTGTCTTTACCAATAGAATATAACATTACTGGTTTTTCACATTCTGCAGCTACTTCTCTAATAATATAAATTGCTTCTGCTTCTAATTTATCAAGATGTGATAATTCACTCATAATAAGTCCTCCTGTTTTCGTAAAATTAAACTCTTCTTTAAAAATATCTTAAAATTAAATTCAGAAAAGCTCATGACTTTTCATCATTCATTGTTAATTGTTAACTGTTAATTGTTAATTGAATTAATATTCATTTGAATTTTTCTTATTGACGTTTATTATTTTCTTTTCTCCGTCACTCTTATCAATTATCCAAGACATTATATCTTTATCTTCATTTACATAAAGTAAACTGCCTTTTCCACCCATATCAGCACCTAAATAATATTTAATTGCTTCTACCTTACATTCTTTAATACAAGATGCACAACCCCAACAATCTTTTGGATACTTAATAATAGCTTTATTATCTTTATCAATAGTTATTAAATTTCCTGGACAAACATTTTTGCATTTTTTACAGCCAACGCATTGGTTTTTATCAATTTTTATGCTCATATTTATCACCACCATTTACTAAATCCCTAAAGATTATTTTTATTTTTCCGTCTTCTAATTTTGAATTAACATACTTTAACCAATTATCATCTTTTTCTGGATAATCTAAGTTTTCTCCAAAACTATGCCATCTAGTTTCTTTTCTTGCTTTTAAATGAGCTATAACTGATTTACAAACTGTAAGTCTTTCTTTTAATTCAAAAACTTTCATCAATTCATACATATCTTCAGCTTTTAAATTTTCACTTAAAGTTTCAATGGTTTCTATTTTTTCGTAGGCTAAATTTAGCTGTGTTTCATTATATTGATAATGACTACCTATTCCGCCTGCATATGTATCCATAACTTTTTGCATTGCTTCTTCTAAATCATCTATTCCAAATAAATCTTTTTCATTATTTAAAAATTTGTTAACATAATTGAATTTTTCCTCTATATTGATATCTTTAATTGATTTATTATCTTTCCCATCAATATAATTCAAAGCAGATATTGCTGCTATTTCACCTTCAACTAAAGCTCCTGTAACATACTTTTGTGGACATCCTCCTGCTACATCACCTGCTGCATAAAGACCATTAATAGTTGTTTTTCTATCTGTATCAACCCAATATCCACTTGCTGTATGTCCACCAACAATGTATGGTTCAGTTCCTTCTATTTCAACATTTTCTTCGCTTGGTCCCTTGCCATTTTCAACCCATTTCAAAGTTTGACTTGGTGACATATTAAGATATGCCTTCATCAATTCTTCATCTTGCTTTTTTGTTATTCCTTCAGTTTTTAAATAACAAGGACCTCTTCCTTCTAATGTTTCTTTTACTGTTCCATAAACTCTTTGAGCTGTAGTATTTCCATATTTATATTGATATTCTTCACCGAGTGCATTTACTTGCTGTGCACCTACTCCTTGAGCCAAAGTTCCAGTTGGAGATATTGTATCCTTACATCTTAATGCTATAAATCTCATTTCAAAAGTTGTCATTTCTGCTCCAGCTTTTATTCCCATAGCATAGCCTGCTCCTGTATTAAAAGGACTATACCACATTTTATGTCTAGAAAATCCAGAATTATTAGGCTTATATAATCCAGCTGCTCCTCCAGTTGAACAAATCACAGCTTTAGCTTCAATCACATAAAATATATCTTCTTCAACGGATATTGCATATGCACCTATTATTTCATTATTTTCTACAATATATTCAATTGCATTTACTCCATTTAATACTTTAACATTAGAATGTTTAGAAGCTTCTTTTGCTAGTAATGGTTTTATATTTTCTCCATTAATTTTTATGTTTCTATTTCCACGTGTTACATATTCTCCATTTTCATCCTTTAATATAACTAAACCAAAATCTTCTAACTTTTTAGTAACTTGATTTAAATTTTCAGACATTGTAAGTAATAAATCTTCCCGTACTATGTCTTCAGCATCTCGCGCCGCATAATCAACATAATCCTGTGGCTTTTGGCCTTTTACAATATACGCATTAATAGCATTAACTCCAGCTGCTAAACAACCACTTCTTTTTATATTAGCCTTATCCAAAACTATAACATTCTTATTTGAACTTTCACCTATAGTAATTGCTGCATAACATCCAGAGGTTCCACCTCCAATAATTAAAACATCCGTTTGAAGTTTTTCTATTTTCATCTTATTGCCTCCTTAAGTGAAATATTACCACTATATAAATACTGAAATTTCTTGTGTCTTGATTTTATTTTCCACAACCTCAGTTTTTTTATCATTAAATCTATATACCCTATGAATTAAAACCAAAACCTCTTCACCAATATTCAATGGTTCTTGCTCCAAGCTCCTGTATCCATTAAGTATTTCCTCTCCAACTTGGACATCTATTTGGAGATTATTTCCTCTAAAAGCAATATCTTTTACAATTCCCTTTTCAGCTGCTAGTGGAGTTAATATTTCAGTATCATTTTTAGCAATCTCTATAAATTCTGGTCTAAGTATTGCTTTAGTTTCTTCAATTTTCCCATCTACTTCAAAACCTTTTAGCTTTGTATAATCATTTATAAGATTCGATTCTCCTATAAATTGTGCTACAAATGGAGTTTGTGGATTTTTATAGATTTCAATAGGACTTCCTTTTTGCTCTATCTGCCCTTTATTAGTTATTATT is a window encoding:
- a CDS encoding peptide deformylase translates to MIKPIVKDILFLGQKSEEATKNDIVVIDDLIDTLRANLEHCVGLAGNMIGAKKRILVFAVGNLIVPMINPVILKKEKLYETEESCLSLIGFKKTKRYEMIEVMYLDRNFKKQKQVFNGFTAQIIQHEMDHFEGIII
- a CDS encoding IS3 family transposase, whose translation is MFQEYKYISIKELHEENDYPIADLCNLANIARSSYYKWINRSETELDKENSLILKEIVKLYEDVHGIYGYRRITMNINRLLNKQYNHKRIYRLMKSINMKSVIRKKRKSYLQSTPQITAENKLNREFYAKKPNEKWLTDVTEFKLLNGQKAYLSAIFDLSDKSIVSYVVGHSNNNQLVFDTFDLAVIANPNAKPLFHSDRGFQYTNRTFKAKLDKINATQSMSRVSRCIDNGPMEGFWGTLKCEMYYLQKFYTYEELRQSIDDYIVFYNTKRLQKNLKGLTPIEYRNQTLAS
- a CDS encoding helix-turn-helix domain-containing protein; the protein is MSRKTKCSLEEKLKGIKEYLSGEKAVIQICDEMAIHSATFYDWLKIYNDVGEANLIVSTKNKYYSDSLKLNAVKDYLAGKGSLRNICCIYEISSPRVLRDWIKKYNGHKIFKSHSKQGDRIMTNRRKTTYEERIEIVAFCISNNGDYQATANKFKVSYQQVYAWVRKYEANGYEALMDRRGKRKEATELTELEKLSVQLKLIESENTRLKMEIDFLKKLKEVERRR
- a CDS encoding methyltransferase domain-containing protein, which gives rise to MGDWNSVQYLMFKNERTQPAIDLVNRIYIDNPKKIIDIGCGPGNSTQVLAQRFPNAYILGVDNSSNMIETAKRDYPNLDFKTCDVGKDLPILDNDFDIVFSNACIQWIPNHNQLLKNMIGLLKTGGILAVQTPMNYQEPIHKIIGEISTNEKWKSEFINPRTFYNLTQSEYFDLLSEISSEFFMWETIYCHNLKSHKDIMEWYRGTGLRPYLNILSDEKKKIFEQDVFDRVIKEYSIQKNGNIIFRFPRFFFIATSKAK
- a CDS encoding FtsX-like permease family protein — its product is MIINKKIKRTMLESKSQYIGSLVLIIFSCLLFTMFNLVSGNLTKLSSSFEKDYKQEDANFMATPKTNNFEALETKFDMNIEEIKSFDYSVSEDKTLRLFSENKKINIPAIIEGKALSYGDIIIDPSYGKANKLNIGDKIKINDKNFIISGFMSLPNYIYPLKSESDIMNDPNSFGVGVISKEDFNSLNRGNISYAIRFNGDRSNIDSKISKVKGYLKSENIILLSWMNISDNPRVTYFTAKLSGIEKMSSSMPMAVLLLTCILTGIVMFRMLKREAIIIGTLYALGYRKKEIMNHYLLYPMVISLLGGILGTMLGLLTLRPMMNYYVSFFNIPVGSLNYDINYIIISILLPIFFLVACSYFVVNKSLKSSPVICSLYSRQLK
- a CDS encoding dihydrofolate reductase family protein, which encodes MSNNRKLVLYIAISLDGYIATEDDSLEWLFKIEGEGDNGYSEFYNTVDTILIGRRTYDWIIEKEKGKFPYKNKKCYVFSKSENDKNENVEFISQDVAEFTNKIKSLDGGNIWLVGGGNLLHSFIKEKLVDEFIITVAPILIGHGIPLFNKNDFELELKLKGMRRFNQFVELHYVVK
- a CDS encoding ABC transporter ATP-binding protein — its product is MFLKVENLKKSYNTGDVTTTVLKGAAISLEKMEIGVILGPSGSGKSTLLNIIGGIDRCDSGMVSVDNIDITILNDSKLTDYRRENIGFIFQFYNLIPNLTVGENIEVVSNISKSPLNIDEVLKAVDMFDKKHRFPRELSGGEQQRVSIARAIVKNPTLLLCDEPTGALDFSTSREILKLLEKVNKEFGTTILMITHNTAISAMANKIYRVRSGEIIESIVNSITMPAERIEW